One segment of Theobroma cacao cultivar B97-61/B2 chromosome 9, Criollo_cocoa_genome_V2, whole genome shotgun sequence DNA contains the following:
- the LOC18590255 gene encoding uncharacterized protein LOC18590255 has translation MSRPMLLVFLLLILIITSQFEWRQQLVVDIDTTPSVTQKQQQISRREEAVKEKIILSQEKNIQRLNEVVRSLQQQLLQCKGNNKTTNGTASHLTEHVIELERQQILED, from the exons ATGTCAAGACCCATGTTACTTGTTTTCCTATTGCTTATACTCATAATCACCTCCCAGTTTGAATGGAGACAACAACTTGTTGTTGATATTGACACGACCCCCAGCGTAACCCAGAAGCAACAACAAATTTCGAGGAGGGAAGAAGCTGTGAAAGAAAAG ATCATCTTGTCACAAGAAAAGAACATTCAGAGACTTAATGAAGTTGTGCGGAGTCTTCAGCAGCAACTGTTGCAGTGCAAGGGTAATAACAAGACAACAAATGGCACTGCAAGCCATTTGACCGAACATGTTATTGAGCTTGAGAGACAGCAGATCTTGGAGGACTAG